The segment CAACATAATTCCCATCTCAAAATGTGTTCTACATATAAATTGATCCAGTACAGTACAGTACAGAATACACGGAAAAAAGCATGTTATCTAAATCAGCCAGAATAACATCATCCATGTTTGTAAAGTGTTTCCTCTAATATCGTCAGGCTTGGTGTAGAAATGGAAAATAATCTGGGCTTGTTCTGGAAAGAAACACACATATTTTGTGAAAGAGCTCTCAGAGGATCATCTGGTTCAAGTTTCACTACTTTGTGAAATCCGTGTTCAAGTTGGCAGCCACACAACACTTACATATAATCACCTCCCAGCATGGTTCTCACCAACtattacacacacatctgtctctTAAAGGAGTAGTCTGGGTGTCTTGAAGTGCCTGAGGCACTCATCTATAGGCAGTGCATGATGGTCGACATGTACTCGGTGTGTAGAAACAGACTGGACTACCAGTAATGTGTGTTTGCTGCCTTGTCAATACAACAACcttcacatgcacactcactcaAACATGACTCAGCTAATTCCGCATGTGATTTAAAACTGGTTGTTCGGACCCAACTTTCCAACCAATTTTGAACTCAAATGTAGACAAGTTGAGTGTCATTGAAGTGACCTATACCTATCGTGCTGATTAGATACTCGCAAAGGGAAGCACCTTGGCGGCCGTACAGTACCTACCGCCTGAGGGATCGGTCCAGGCTGCAAGCCGACCCACCGCAACGACACGAAGGCAGGAGACATCAGATCTTCAAGAGAGACGGCGGCGGGAGATAAACAGAGGGCAGGACCGAGGAGCAGTGCAGAATGTGGAAAAGTATGTTCAATATGTAACTGAgagcgcgcgtgtgtgtttgtgtgtgaggaaaTGGGAGCTGGGTGCAAACCACTGGCCAAGAAAATGGTTCTTGGCCTTCATGCTGATTGTAATAAATGTAAGAGACGAGTACCTTGCTCAGAGTGCGGGACAAGTAAACAACTGAGTGTCTGTATACTGTTTCCATCATCACTGGTGCTGAAAGAAACGGTACTTAGGCGTGAACAAGATGTCCCATGTTTTAACAAAACCCATCAGTGGATTACTATTGAGAACTAATACTGAGattctccaagatccttgagaaagtggtcgcaaatcagtgtTTACTTTCTAtatcacatcataatagtttgagaattttcaatcaggatttagaaacaaCACAGCACgagagacggcactggtgaaaaattacaaatgactcTGTAATGGCAGATAAATCTCTCTCCTGTCCTGGTCTgaaccttagtgctgcattgcTGCACCACACCATTGACATACATGTACTGGACTGGAGCAGAGACTGGAGCATTGTTTCAGCAGTTTTGGTTTTtggtttaaattatttattcgaTCGAGTTTGTATTGTAGTATTATGTGATGagtaaccaccaacgttaatctaatcagttccacaaggttcacGTGTTTGGACCAATTTTTTTACCTTATactatacatgcttcctttggcaATAAACACTCCAACTCAACCATAAACTTTCTGCATTAtgctcaactatatttatcgataaaatcgagagagagaaaccaaccaaccaaaattcaagcatgtcttaaagtaaaaaaacatgagTGACCTAACATATGCGATGGATGACTCAAAACCTAAGTAATTTTAACTGGCCAAAACTACCTCAGAGATCATTCAAACTGATGATGATTATTCTGTGACGTGTATTCCGCATTGGCAGCGGCATCCTGTAAAGAATCTTACGTTATCTTATCTCACTCTTTGTTATTTCGACCTTAGCAAaactcaaggactgcattccaaggactgcattcttttaaattcaaaaatctttaaaaaaaatcaaagatgcagaaaaattggttcagcgtcaATTTTGATTGGATGGACTCAAGCAACCTTAACTGGATTACTGCTGCTCTAATAGCTTGCTAGTcttccagttgatccagaatgctgcagctcgtgttctcactaaaactccAAAAAAGATCAATCACTCCCTGCATCAGCTGCTTGCTCTGGGCTCCAGTAAAATCAAATcaattttaaattcttctcttaacctacacaagccttgattggtgatcatCTCATCATATCTTCTTGCTCATATGTCGTGAGCTAGTCGCCCACTAGAGCTCACTAAATGGAGACTACTTGTACTACTAGAGTCTTAAAGTTAGAAAAAGAGTCTTTAGCCAAGAAGCCTCGcccctcttttatggaaccaaccCACTTCCAATTTCAGAGCCAAGACAGTCACACTTCACCAGAGGCAGTCACACCTTCCTTCCTACAGAGTTTATTTTATCCTTGGTTATGATTCGGTTAGGTAGTTTCTGCCCTGATAGCCCCGGGTCCAGCTGCCCTCGATATGCtgctaggcttatagctgccggggaccttttttttctccttctcttccattctcatccttttctcttttctccacgtaactctgctttctcccgatcGCGCGACTTTCTTTAACTTGCTGGATGGCCGAGGACCCTGAGATTACGCATCTATCTGTGATCGGACCCTGTGAGGGGGCGTCAATTCCTGCTCCCTGATGACGCCACTGTCCTCCACTgactcaccctcctcctcccaccgccgccTGCCTGATGGTGGTTGTCCTCATCGATGGAATATGCTACTACCTAATCCTTCATACACTCcttcatattatttattttaactctaaatctgtccttctgtatcTGTTCCCATCTATTGTCCTTCCCATCTCTGGAGATCCCTCTaggtccctcctctcctctctccctctttttccccttctttttgttttttgtttttttttggttttgatgggagtttttgttttgggcgAAGGGTTGTTGTGGCAGATTAATTGTGAACAGACAGATTTGTAataaatttgtgaaattgggtaACAACAAACGAATTGAATTACGATGCATGAACCAATACATAAAACTCGTGCAGGAAGTTACAGTTACATGAAGATGAAATAAGTCCCTGCAGCCCGATCAGATATGGGTCACTGGTAGCTCTGTGTGCGCGTTATGCACCTCTGTCACGATAGCGATGCGTCGGGCGAGTCTGCACGGCTCTCCTGTCAACGTGGATAAATCAGTCTTTCGCACGTGGTTGCGCAATCACGCAATTTGCACAAGGTAGAGTGTAATATTGTGAGCAATACGTAAAGCACATTTCATAATCCAAAGCACCGTATTTAGATTCACTGGCATGCGTTTGTACTTTCCGTTGCCGCTGTGACACTCGAGTTATCATGGATAGGCATCTTGCGTTATACATTTGGTGAAGTGTCTCATTTTAAGGAGGAACGGTAAACAACATCTCTGTAGGAGAAGCATAATGTCGCAATGGCTATTTAAAGGATGAGCTGTTGTGGTCGGGGGTTCAACGGAGCCAATGTCAAAATGCACCGACTGTGTTTGGACATGTGTTCCCAGAAGATGTGCAACATTGCTCCTTTGTGCAACTTGACAGGTCTGGTAGGAAATGGCCTTGACAACAGCTCATGGCAACGTTTTTAAATCATTAGAGTGTGTCGCTTTTTAGGCCCTCTTTCTGTTGTTGCTCAGTGAAAGTAgcggcagagaggcagaggagtcaaggtcatgaatgactttaatgtAACAAGATCACTGAAAACAGCAGTGAAGAGATCCAAACACTGGCAGCTGCTTGACATCCTCCCGGATCCATTTTCTTCATACATTTGTAAGTTGTCTAGTCTGTACTGTCATTTTATTGTGTGGGTCTATGcttcacatgtcatctattgccTGGCTGtccagggaaagagagagagccctcctctcagttcaattcaattaaattcagttgattttgtatagcccaatatcactgTGACAGGATtgtagccgtcaccagtaggttccccccccctaaaCACCAAGgaaatgcgcaaccagagggatatttggtaatGAGTTGTATTACGTTCGGACCGcagcctgtgtctctgctcactgccctcctcttcagtccgtccagctcctttaaagagaAAGCcccgcagatacacaaacacagattgtcatcagctggactgattacccatcagtccagctgatgacaatcagacaccgttcccaccccccccccaccccccgctccacccactctgcagccaagcctaAACACAACCCGCTGCcacaatcacaaattacaaatttgcctcagagggctttacagtccgaacacataaacatccctgacctttgacctcacatcggatcaagaaaaactcccaagaaattgaaaaaacaaagggaagagaccttcaggagagcaacagaggaggatccctctccaccTCTTCGCTGTAAAGAAATGATTATAATGTTGTAGGTTTCTTTTTCAGGGAGTGTGAATATGGACTGAAATGTGTCAAATGCAGTGCACAGCGCCaatgaggcaaatgtgtgtgtggcagcggggtgtgtttaggcttggctgcagagtgggtggagcgggggggtgtttaggcttggctgcagagtgggtggagcgggggggtggttcagggaacgctgtctgatgacaatctgtgtttgtgtatctgcgaggctttctCTTTTAAGGAGCTGGACGGACTGAAGACGAGAGGagggagcagagacacaggctgCGGTCCGAACGTCATAAAACTCattaccaaatatccctctggttgcgcatttccttggtgcttagggggggggaacctactggtgacgacTACAATCCGGTCACAGTGTGATATCGGGCTTCAGAAATAAGGTCTGCTTGACAAAAGGTGTAAAAGGCTGAATCATGACACACTACAGACATCCCTTCACCCTGGTTTACAAATCTCCTCAAACATCAAACGGGGGTTGTGGAAAAAACCTCGTCATAGTGAGTAACTCCTCCACTGAAGGGAGGGTGTGATCCAACAGATCCGTGTTTACAACACAGTCGATCTTGTTCCTGGAGAAATTATTGTCGCCATACCCAAGAATAAAGCTAGACATGTGCAGGCATGAAGGTTGAACATCGACAGCCATCTAAGGAATTTCACAAAcgtcccccccccgccgccaaaCCCCCGTGCTGCTGGTAAACCATTCAACGGACCGGTTTCCAGTTACCACTTAGTGTGTAATATAGAAACTGCAACGGGCATGTTACTATATCTCATCTGCCAAATCCAAACGCTCCTACACCGTTTTTAAGGTGGAAAGCTGTTTTCCACACCACACTTCTGAGTAAGTTAAGCACCAAGTCTTCAAACCACTCCTCCAgcgaacaaaaaaagaaaaagaaaagattctTCCTCTGTGCAGGAGCAGTGTAGCCTCCTCTTGCATAAAAAGGGCTCACAGACTCACACGGAGTGGGTGTTTTCTCCTCTCCACATGCATTTAACGGCTCATGCGGTGTCTACAGCGCACCGTTTCCTCCGCATGTCGAGCGGGTTGTGTCCGAGCTCCAGAACCACTGCGAGGCTCTCGGAGGGGGGCTGTTGAATTTGACGGATCACAgtgagaagggggggggagaagctTCTGGGTCAGAGGACACCTCGGGAAAAACTATGGATTATTAACCTGCCTGGAAACTTTAACCCTTATTTTTTCCATTGTGTTTCGCACTTTGACTGCACTTTCTTCTACTGCTGTAGAAGCAGTGCTGCTTCAGTGAGGATTATGTCCTGGGAACAAAACATGTCTACGAATCCAACGATTGACCACTGCAGAGCCCCCAACCCAGTCACATACCAAACCCTCTTCTGGCTGATTATTGCAGAGTTCGTGCTGGGTCTGCCTCTCAACCTGTCGGTCCTCTACATCTTCGTCTTCAGGTAAGAGGAAACACAATCTCGCTCTCACTGCCTtttcaattattattttaaaacactaaaaaaaatgtcatgaggGAGTGAGAAGTGAGTGAAAGCCTTCAGAGAGGGGAAACGTTTCAACTTGAACTTGATAACTGATGTCTGTGCGATTCATCCAGCATGTAGCCTCTCTGGATGATTTAAAAAGTGAGTCAGTGCGTCCAGGTGACTGACCAGCTGTTATTAGTCTTTGGGTTACTTGCCCGATCAATTGTCCTGAACCAGGGTTCAGTCGGGTGGTGTTGGAGGGGATTTGAGAGCAGGGCAGATAGAACGTGAGTCAATTAACATAAGTATTTGGTGTTAGATAACcagcaaataaaacaatgtgtttCGGGGCAAGTAAAAATTTACCCAACTTTTTTTATGAATTTAAGATTTctgaatacaaattaaaaaaagtttaaccTCGCAAGTTTTGTCTTCATTCAATTTTTGATCTTATGCATGTGTAATACTACAGTATGACATGTTTATAGGAATAATAGATGATAGTGAATGCAGGCTGCTAGCTCTTGCGGCTCACATCCGGTTTGGATTCCTATTTCTGCAATAAAAAAACTCATACATTTTTTGATTATTGATGTATGTATGTGGTACCCATACGTTGAAAACTATACGATTTTGCATATTTATAGTCTTGATACTTCATGAAAACAGCGCGCGATCGGAGAGCATGCCCTGTCCCgcttagggttgggtaccggaaaccggtgccaatgtggtaccggttccaatacaaccggtattacccagaccgaaacgcaacggacatttcggtgcttctttccggtgcctgagccgattgaaaatgaaaaaaactattgttgtgaacttctctggtgactccgccctgtcagcaggttacgagcctctcatatttaactctgacagcggaggctgcgccgtgtgtgactagtgaacccgtgtggagcacaccagcgtcaggctgggcgacggggagaccgtctgaacacgtggagaccgattatgacgagcagcctgaactcagattagtaccctatcgttgattgcaagtcttgcattcataaaagtagcccaagaaataatagattagccattataaccatgtttgagttagctacgagctacgagcgtgacagtctgtcagcagatgtgttgatgtccagcggtcccggctgtatacccggtgttaccgggaatataatgacggaggaataaagaccgtgggccgtcactttgtttcagtgtgacTCTcactgtcagaagcaaaactttatttgtcacgtgtcatcttcagttcctctgattggttgttcgctttgcccatcaaaacagtgacaggattaaccctataaagtctgcacgtgacgatacatatcacatcatataatggagaacatatattgtgtatgttaacagtctgatatctgttgtttgtcagtgctccatgataacggcttctacagggaatatggccgaagaggtttttaatgtcctcattatgcgtttaaaaaaaaacctatcGGTtgaggcaccgtttaggcaccggtatcgttttaaaagtaccggttttgcaccggtatcggaaaaaacccaaacgatacccatccctactcccGCTCCCTGTCATGCGGCATGCACGCATTGGCTACAAACGGCATGACTTTAATACTCTTCTAAATACACCAGCATCGTATCGTATTTGTGGTATTGTTCTGAATTTTTATATCGtaagtatatttacatatatttacgTATCGAAGTCCTGATCTAATGTTGGTATCGTGACAACCCTACTATGTACCAGGAAACTAGATTATCTCTCAGATTACTGAAAAGTCTTCCAGCAGACAACACTGTGTGCAAAGAGTCACTGTTGTCTGTTTATTACCACCACTCAAATACACAGTAGCGAAAAGAAAAGCAGCGGCTATGAAATATGTCCAAAGAAATCTCCTTTTGACCATCGTGGATCCTCTTGCCGTCGTCCCATCGCGAGCATTAAGCAGTTTGACGTGTCGGGATTCAAAGTGAAGACAGGATCGACATCCCGGGCTTCTTGCTTTGTGATTCATGATGCAGAGAAAACCTCGTAGCAGGGAAGCAACTCACTGCTGTTTGTTGACGACTTCCCCCTCAGGTTCAAGTTCTGGAAGAACAAAAGCATCTTCCTGTTCAACATCGTGGTTGCTGACTTCTTGCTGGTGGCCTGTCTCCCTGCCAAGgcctaccactaccactacggCCAGCGGCGCAGCCCCAACAAAGTGCTGTGCAAGACGATGCTCTTCATGTTGTTCCTCAACCGCGGCGCCAGCATCGCCTTCCTCATCACCCTCTCCCTGGACCGCTACTTCAACGTGGTGCATCTCGGGAGGAGGAATTTTGTCAAAGTGCTGAAGAAATCCCCTCAGGTCTCCATCGTCATCTGGTTGCTCTTGCTGCCCCTCACCATCCCCATGATGGTCCAGACCTTCGAGTGCTGCAACAGCCACGGGCGCCAAATCGAGACCCTTTTGCACGACGTGACGGACACATTCAGGGAGGTGGGCTTttgacttacactaccgttcaaaagtttgggatcacccagacaatttcgtgtcttccatgaaaaatcacacttttatttatcaaatgaatataaaatatagtcaagacattgacaaggttggaaataatgattaatatttgaagtattaattttgttctacaaacttcaagctcaaaggaaggtcaGTTGTtttgcttatatcaccagcataactgttttcagctgtgctaacataattgcacaagggttttctaatcagacattagtcttctaaggcgattagcaaacacaatgtaccattagaacactggagtgatagttgatggaaatgggcctcaatacacctatggagatatttcattagaaaccagacgtttccacctagaatagtcatttaccacattaacaatgtagagagtgtatttctgattaatttaatgttatctttattgaaaaaacagtgcttttctttgaaaaataaagtcatttctaagtgatcccaaacttttgaacggtagtatatattgttttaaaatgaaCGTGGATACCAAAAAGGCTTTGATGATTACAATTGCCCGCTACACCAACGCTTGCTAACCCTGCCAAAGCTAACATTAATAAGAACTGCAGTTATTTACACAACCTCATACCATCAGACTTCCTGGGAAGCGGACGGTCATCGCAGTTATCTCGCTTTAATGGCTGATCTAATTGCTCTCGTTCCCACAAGCAGCGTAAACAAATCCGTCTCGGCATGACAGCATCTTACGAATAATTGATCATAAAAAAAAGACTCGTGTAATTAACGCAACTATTtgttgaagaagaaaaataaccaCCAATGGAAAGATAGATATCTTTGCGTTTTAGGCTGCTTCTCCGACTAAACAGGGTCACAGAGGAAAAGAGCTTTAGATGAGTGAGACTTCTGAGGAGTTTGATTTAGAAAATGAGTCAGAAACCTCAGCAAACAATCTCCGAGTGAGGGGGTGTGGACACTGAGCTCTGCCTGCAGAGACACGAACACGTCCCACTCCGACGGCCGCCTTTCATCTCTTTGTCGTTGTTGCTCTGTTTTTCTTAAAGATCGTCTACTTCAGCCAGATCGTCATCCCCTTCGTCATCCTCGTCTACTGCACGGTGCGCATCGTCCACCGGCTGCAGAGGAAGACGGTGGGCGACAAGACCAAACTGAGGCGAGCGGTGTTCGTGGTCATGTccgtcgtcgtcgtcttctCCATCTGCTTCCTGCCCAGCACCGTGGCCAGAGCGGTGCTGCTGAGCGTCCGGCTCAAAAAGGAGTGGGAGCACGCCGAGGACGTGGTGGTCCAGGTCTACGACAGCCTCATGGTCCTGTCGTACATCGACTGCCTGCTGGACCCGCTGGTGTACTGCTTCTGCAACTCGGGGTTTAAAGACGCCTACGTATCCGCCTTCTGTCCCGCGTTTCTCCGGAACAGATTGCTCACTACTGACTTTGGATTGGGAACGACGACAATAACAACGACGACAGCGACCAATACCATAACTACAACTCCTGAAATGAGAGAAGTTTGTTTGCCAATATTAGCAAAATGATCCCGACCCTTTCTCTTAACCTGTCGCGAACGCTATCTCCAAGTTTTTTGTTCGGCCGCACGAAAAGATTAACCGCTGGTCGCTGCACACAAGCTCGCCTGGCAGATTATTAACAGCTAGAGCAGGACTGACTAACGCCGTTGACACATTTACTGTCAACACAGCGGAAGCCGCTTGACATCCTGTCGACATCGCCGTCATCTGATCGAACCATCTCCGATCTAAAACTCTGCGTATGAACAGTTGGAGAGCCGATTGTCTCTTTCTGCACTTTTACTCCAACGCGAAATCCGTACTGATGCTCAACCGACGGCTTTCGCTGCTTCGTGGTCCAATCATAAAGCTTCCAATGTTCTAATGTTACGGTCAACAACGCAACATCGCCTATGCAGATATAAGACAATGAGTAAGACGTGAAGAATGTTTTTCGGCTGCATATTTTAAACGGTacaacttttatatatttattacaatatttgtaataacttatatatattaaagcatTTTAACTAATTATGACAGTTTAAACTGGGTGCTACTATGGTCCTTGTACTGACTACAACGTACTAGTATGCAAAGTGAAGTATAGCACAGGCCTCACTTATTGCGTAGAGCTCACCACTTAGGAAGCTGGATATCTCTGCGTTCATCATCAGGACCTGAAAGCAGCTGTACCGGGCCTCCCGGGGCTTTACTCCTCAGCGCAGCATATAGTGAACTCCGCCCCCTCTTCTAACATTACTCAAAAAAATTAACATAAATCAAGTTGATATCTTTCGCAATTCATGTGTTTCTGCATTTTCACTTCCCATCTGCAgctgttgtttaaatatatacgtCTATAATCAGGGTTAACCAAGTTGTCTTCATCCCTTTTTCTTTATAAAGGAGGTTATACATCATGTGCATCAACAACCACGACTAACAAGTCAAACCTGAGGGGACTGCAGAGACCTAAAAGGCTGATTTTAACTTTCCTCATTCGCACTGTGTATAAGTTTGTGATGTTGATCatcaacatgtgtatatatttgtatgagaTTGAGCAACTGATAAAGATGTTTGTATACTACCGctgtaaataaacaaaatgcaggtctatgtaaataaataaaagcattaCCACAATATGGAGACCCATGATATACAAATGCTCTCCGAGCAATGCACCAACATGCAAAGCGTTTACTGTGAAGCCAGTGTGTTCTTTTTCTGATGGTGGAACGTGATGCCAAACAAGGACAAAGAGCAACTCATCCACATCACTGTTGAACTCCTACATCATCGTCCAAATGTTGACGTTGCTGATTGGCCCCTTGAGGCTCCAACTTCCATCCTTTTGCAGGAAGGTGTGACAGTCTCTTTAGAATTGTGCAGGAACTCAGTCAAAAGCAGCAGATTCCCAAGTATTGTCATCCATCGTTTTCCTGACTCACGGTACTTGTGTATATGCATTGtatgaacacaaaaacaaatgaagttgatttgtttttgttcattggatttatttaataaaaaagctgaaactaaaaaaatgtttatttaataaacCCAATGAACATCAGTGTCATTGTTCGCACCTTCTTTGCAGATTGGCTGCAAagacgtttttgttgttgttaaaagcCTGTCATGGCTTAATGACTTAGCCTCAGACTTGTTTGAACGAATTTAGCTTATTAAGATGAGTGACACGCGTTAACGTAACGTAAGGAACTCAATTGTCCGTCATTGTAATAAAGCTTTTCCACCTTCATTATCTTGCGTTCTCCTAAACACATATAGTAATTCAAGAAATCAGTTGTTTAATTATCTCTTTAAATAAGCTGTTCGTAAAAAGAACATCACAGTGAAATTGCAGATTGGGCCTGGGTATTAATGGCGTCCCCAGCTGCGCCTACATACGCCAAAACACGCGCGGGTGGCGAGCCTCCCCTGGGGAGGAGAATGGCGCCGGTGCCATGAGCCCGGAACAGCAGCGGCTCTGGGCTGGAAAGTAACGAGCTTGTGGCTGGACACGTGGTCGAGGAGAGGAGCAATCTCCGTCTTTCCGCGAGATCTTTAATTAAATTCCCTTTGACGCGGAACATGGAGAGAACAGTGTGTAACAGAAGAAGATACAACTATTTGCTAGCTACCTCAATACACTAAAGAGCTGTAAAGGGGATATCGCGTCGGTCATCCTGCCTCAGAGTTACAGATGCCGCAGACCAGACACAGAGGTACAAACAACATACGCAAGGAATCCCAGAGGTTTCCATTTTTTGTCAATGGAAAGTTGCTTTTAAGAGTTACTTgtcaaaaatcacaaataatcACAATATAGTGTATTGTAGAGGCTGTAGTACTTTTCCAATGGAAGTCTTAAAGCCACTCCGGGCGAACATGTTTGGACGCGTGTCCTGCCACAAACAAATTCACATTCCAGTGCGCCGCGTCTCTTTCAATCGTTTTAATCCGGGCTCCGTATTCGCGACGTCCATGCAAAacatttagatagatagatatatactttattaatccccaaggggaaatttgtcgagccagtagcagcaacacacaagaataaaaataaaaataaaaaacacaaatataagaagggttagggtgatctggcaagaggtgaactgttatagagcctcatagccgtcggcaggaatgttctcctgtatctctccttgtggcagcggagcgtgaggagacgtttggagaaagtcctcctctgtccctgtaggaggtggtggagagggtggtccgggttgtccaatatggacaccagtttcttcaacgtcctctccaccacctgttccaggtgctccagctggcagccgatgatggagccagccttcctaaccagtttgttaagacggctggtgtcaccggctcgatgctgctccccagcagacaatggcaaagtgcagcacactggccacaaccgactggtagaataactccagcatcttgctgcacacgttgaaggatcgaagctttctcaggaaaagagtcactcatcccttcttgtacacagcgttgatgttggccttccagttcagtcggctgtcgatggagacgcccaggtacttgtactcctccaccatgtccacgtccactcccaggacactcagaggtgtaggagctgtcgccttcctcctgaagtccaccaccatctctctggtcttggccacgttcagccgcaggtggttctcatcggcccactttacaaagtcactcaccactgccctgtactcctcctcccgtccatccctaatacacccgaccactgcagaatcatcagagtacttctgcagatggcatgactccgtgttgtactggaagtcactggtgtacagggtgaagaggaaggagacagaacagttcctgtggggctcaacatcactgaccaccgttccagacagcacacgcccattctgacaaactgtggtctgcctgtgaggtagtcagtgatccaggagatggtggacgcgtccacacgaccaccgcagcttctcactcagcagcagtggctggatggtgttaaatgcactggagaagtcaaagtgactctcacagagacacggttccatccaggtgcgactgagctcgttgcagcaggtagatgatggcgccgtccactcccacatgaggctggtaagcaaattgcagagggtccagcgacgatttcacctgcggcggaggtgggccaagac is part of the Pseudoliparis swirei isolate HS2019 ecotype Mariana Trench chromosome 12, NWPU_hadal_v1, whole genome shotgun sequence genome and harbors:
- the LOC130202591 gene encoding 12-(S)-hydroxy-5,8,10,14-eicosatetraenoic acid receptor-like; its protein translation is MSWEQNMSTNPTIDHCRAPNPVTYQTLFWLIIAEFVLGLPLNLSVLYIFVFRFKFWKNKSIFLFNIVVADFLLVACLPAKAYHYHYGQRRSPNKVLCKTMLFMLFLNRGASIAFLITLSLDRYFNVVHLGRRNFVKVLKKSPQVSIVIWLLLLPLTIPMMVQTFECCNSHGRQIETLLHDVTDTFREIVYFSQIVIPFVILVYCTVRIVHRLQRKTVGDKTKLRRAVFVVMSVVVVFSICFLPSTVARAVLLSVRLKKEWEHAEDVVVQVYDSLMVLSYIDCLLDPLVYCFCNSGFKDAYVSAFCPAFLRNRLLTTDFGLGTTTITTTTATNTITTTPEMREVCLPILAK